From a region of the Coprococcus comes ATCC 27758 genome:
- a CDS encoding TPM domain-containing protein, with protein MKKKIISLLLVLALCLGMTFSVSAEDAEGFANDYCRVQDMAGLMTDSEEAKLNDILDELSIRQKMDVVVVTTNTLDEKTVQEYADDIYDYGNFGYGQDKDGILLLISLGEENDCYISTCGYGITAFTDAGIKYISKEMTSDLKDENYFSAFQTFSELCDEFITQARNGKPYDRKSLPKEPLSPIWILISLGVGVVLSLIIVGRMKAQLKTVRFQSAAGSYVKDDSLDITESRDMFLYETTSKTAKEKKSSSGGSSTHTSSSGRTHGGGGSKF; from the coding sequence ATGAAAAAGAAAATAATATCACTTCTGCTTGTTCTGGCCCTTTGCCTGGGGATGACGTTTTCGGTTTCAGCCGAAGATGCAGAAGGATTTGCAAATGATTATTGTCGTGTGCAGGACATGGCGGGACTTATGACGGATAGTGAGGAAGCAAAATTAAATGACATACTTGATGAACTGAGTATCCGACAGAAAATGGATGTTGTCGTTGTGACAACAAATACGCTGGATGAAAAAACGGTGCAAGAATACGCCGATGATATTTATGATTACGGAAACTTCGGATATGGACAGGATAAGGATGGAATCCTTCTTCTCATTAGTCTGGGAGAAGAGAATGACTGTTATATTTCAACCTGTGGTTACGGAATCACAGCTTTTACCGATGCAGGGATCAAATACATTTCAAAAGAAATGACGAGTGATCTGAAGGATGAAAATTATTTTTCGGCATTTCAGACTTTTTCAGAGCTGTGTGACGAATTCATTACACAGGCAAGAAACGGAAAGCCGTATGACAGGAAAAGTCTTCCAAAGGAGCCATTATCCCCAATCTGGATTTTGATCTCCCTTGGGGTAGGAGTTGTTCTGTCACTTATCATTGTCGGCAGGATGAAGGCACAGCTTAAAACAGTGCGTTTCCAGTCAGCGGCAGGCAGCTATGTAAAAGACGATAGTCTGGATATTACAGAAAGCAGAGATATGTTCCTTTATGAAACGACTTCGAAAACGGCGAAAGAAAAGAAGAGCTCTTCCGGCGGCAGCAGTACACATACTTCTTCATCAGGAAGAACCCACGGTGGCGGAGGCAGCAAATTCTAG
- a CDS encoding zinc ribbon domain-containing protein — protein sequence MGLSEAMLFAFAATIICVFAIAEKIIDIDFEQFMPKNLKKAKMKRILAKRETPLQGARLQKDIKDSFENVLLPLGKADKGYLPKRMDLTFRRKMVHQVELLGKRKLCRDIQVTDVVPLPKNNFKRWNDDGREWRESILQCSSLERLIFPQSGKTVHQIYRKNSYLRILQSRHIRHSDRQGKNKEFYSDKGTIICPSCGAEVELSSQQVICPYCGGVIQSEFYDWQTEVFEIYEKMGANMQYGLLLLAYSGIMFLCLTLCLYLIKDTDISLTIGVIATLLILLGIAKIFQSKEEKQEKLPKEIVRYSENYLRSCINDALYKDVNKPDLMDYGIGSIILKNVVNTDKTTEITATAYGSETYLPESGKPYTKKTKTTLVLQRARYPERRKTDGSFFKEKDCPSCGANFIPDEHNCCSFCGYSFQVDNAKWVVKATGES from the coding sequence ATGGGATTGTCAGAGGCGATGCTGTTTGCGTTTGCAGCTACCATAATCTGTGTGTTTGCCATTGCTGAGAAAATCATTGACATAGACTTTGAACAGTTTATGCCAAAGAATTTGAAAAAAGCAAAAATGAAAAGAATTCTTGCAAAGCGTGAAACACCGTTGCAAGGGGCAAGGCTTCAGAAGGATATCAAAGATTCCTTTGAAAACGTATTACTTCCACTTGGAAAAGCAGATAAGGGTTATCTTCCAAAGAGAATGGATCTTACATTTCGCAGAAAGATGGTTCATCAGGTGGAACTGCTGGGAAAGCGTAAGCTTTGCCGAGATATCCAGGTGACGGACGTTGTACCACTTCCAAAAAATAATTTCAAAAGATGGAATGATGACGGACGGGAGTGGAGGGAGTCTATCCTGCAATGTAGTTCTTTGGAACGTCTTATTTTTCCTCAATCTGGTAAGACAGTGCATCAGATCTATCGGAAAAACAGTTACCTTCGGATCCTTCAGTCAAGGCATATCCGTCATTCTGACCGTCAGGGTAAGAACAAGGAATTTTATTCCGATAAAGGGACGATCATCTGTCCATCCTGTGGAGCTGAGGTGGAACTGAGCAGTCAACAAGTCATCTGTCCATATTGTGGCGGTGTGATACAAAGTGAATTCTACGATTGGCAGACAGAGGTATTCGAAATTTATGAGAAAATGGGTGCGAACATGCAATACGGACTATTATTGCTTGCTTACTCGGGCATCATGTTCCTGTGTCTGACCTTGTGCCTTTACCTGATCAAAGACACGGATATTTCTCTTACCATAGGTGTAATTGCTACACTGCTTATACTTCTGGGAATTGCGAAAATTTTTCAATCCAAGGAAGAGAAACAGGAAAAGCTGCCGAAGGAGATCGTCAGATACTCGGAAAATTATCTGAGATCCTGCATCAATGATGCACTTTATAAGGATGTAAACAAGCCGGATCTGATGGATTATGGAATCGGATCGATCATACTTAAAAATGTTGTAAATACAGACAAAACAACAGAAATCACCGCTACGGCATATGGAAGTGAAACCTACCTGCCTGAGAGTGGAAAACCGTATACAAAGAAAACAAAAACGACACTCGTTTTGCAGAGGGCGAGATATCCAGAAAGAAGGAAGACGGACGGATCATTTTTCAAGGAAAAAGATTGCCCATCCTGTGGAGCCAATTTCATACCGGATGAACACAATTGTTGTTCCTTCTGTGGTTACAGCTTCCAGGTAGACAATGCCAAATGGGTCGTAAAAGCAACAGGAGAATCATAA
- the scfB gene encoding thioether cross-link-forming SCIFF peptide maturase — translation MIHQYQNNGYNIVLDVNSGCVHVVDEPGYEVIACLNRMNENQTVQTLKEESTWNQLKDELEGKYSEEELRDILDDVTELTANGQLFVVDTYEPFIGEVIKRKTVVKALCLHIAHDCNLACKYCFAEEGEYHGRRALMTYEVGKKALDFLIANSGTRRNLEVDFFGGEPLMNWQVVKDLVAYGREQEKLHDKHFRFTVTTNGVLLNDEIQEFINKEMDNVVISLDGRKEVNDRMRPFRNGKGSYDLIVPKFQKLADSRNQERYYIRGTFTRNNLDFSEDVKHFAELGFKQMSIEPVVGDESDPYAIREEDLPQIFDEYDKLARYIIEKDKKGEGFNFFHFMIDLEGGPCLYKRLSGCGSGTEYLAVTPWGDFYPCHQFVGDENFLMGNVNEGITRPEIADEFRCCNVYTKEKCKKCFARFYCSGGCMANAYKYADGLNDSYNLGCEMERKRVECAIMIKAAMADEN, via the coding sequence GTGATTCATCAGTACCAGAACAATGGATATAATATTGTACTTGATGTCAACAGCGGATGCGTTCATGTAGTGGACGAGCCGGGGTACGAAGTTATTGCATGTCTGAACCGTATGAACGAGAATCAGACAGTGCAGACGCTGAAAGAAGAAAGTACATGGAACCAGCTGAAAGATGAGCTGGAAGGGAAATATTCCGAAGAAGAACTTAGAGATATATTGGATGATGTGACAGAGCTGACTGCAAACGGACAGCTTTTTGTTGTTGATACATATGAACCTTTTATCGGGGAGGTTATCAAGCGTAAGACGGTTGTGAAGGCACTCTGCCTGCATATCGCACACGACTGCAATCTTGCCTGCAAATACTGTTTTGCAGAAGAAGGAGAGTATCACGGAAGAAGAGCACTTATGACTTATGAAGTTGGTAAGAAAGCCCTGGATTTCCTGATCGCCAATTCCGGAACAAGAAGAAATCTGGAAGTTGATTTCTTTGGCGGGGAGCCGCTGATGAACTGGCAGGTTGTCAAAGACCTGGTGGCATACGGAAGAGAGCAGGAAAAGCTTCATGATAAGCATTTCCGCTTTACAGTAACTACGAACGGAGTGCTTCTGAATGATGAGATTCAGGAGTTTATCAATAAAGAGATGGATAACGTGGTCATCAGCCTTGACGGACGTAAAGAAGTCAATGACAGAATGCGTCCGTTCAGAAATGGAAAGGGAAGCTATGATCTGATCGTACCGAAGTTCCAGAAGCTTGCTGATTCACGTAATCAGGAGCGCTACTATATCCGCGGAACATTTACCAGAAACAATCTGGATTTTTCAGAGGATGTAAAGCATTTTGCAGAGCTTGGCTTCAAGCAGATGTCGATCGAACCGGTTGTCGGGGATGAATCTGATCCGTATGCAATCCGTGAAGAAGATCTTCCGCAGATCTTTGATGAGTATGACAAGCTTGCAAGATATATCATTGAGAAAGACAAAAAGGGAGAAGGATTCAATTTCTTCCACTTTATGATCGACCTGGAAGGAGGACCTTGTCTGTACAAACGTCTGTCCGGATGTGGTTCGGGAACAGAATACCTTGCTGTTACTCCATGGGGAGATTTCTATCCGTGTCATCAGTTTGTAGGTGATGAAAATTTCCTGATGGGAAATGTAAACGAAGGAATTACAAGACCGGAGATCGCGGATGAGTTCCGTTGCTGCAATGTATATACCAAAGAAAAATGCAAGAAATGTTTTGCAAGATTCTACTGCAGTGGCGGGTGTATGGCAAACGCATACAAGTATGCAGACGGATTAAATGATTCTTATAATCTGGGCTGTGAGATGGAACGTAAGCGCGT
- the scfA gene encoding six-cysteine ranthipeptide SCIFF encodes MKHIKTLNTQTLNNTVKKGGCGECQTSCQSACKTSCTVGNQTCEHSK; translated from the coding sequence ATGAAACACATTAAAACATTGAATACACAGACTCTGAACAATACAGTAAAGAAGGGCGGATGCGGAGAATGCCAGACATCCTGTCAGTCAGCATGCAAGACTTCTTGTACAGTAGGAAATCAGACTTGCGAACACAGCAAATAA
- a CDS encoding DUF3592 domain-containing protein, whose amino-acid sequence MFRLPSEKEEHKTTIGALILSIFIIIAGIGGMIYTKHESSEFKNSTDVRTLHATVYSCEQTKEKDDKGDRKEKYKVRFTYEIDGTTYDDFDTYYKEIRKGDTVLITVYRNSKGKYKLEPGPTPIYFLAFAAMIPLGLIGFVALSKDLIKYHREEKEGRRL is encoded by the coding sequence ATGTTTAGACTCCCATCAGAAAAAGAGGAACATAAGACCACAATCGGTGCTTTGATTTTAAGTATCTTCATTATTATCGCAGGAATCGGCGGCATGATATATACGAAGCATGAAAGCAGTGAGTTTAAGAATTCCACGGATGTTCGAACGCTTCATGCAACCGTTTACAGTTGTGAACAAACGAAAGAAAAAGATGATAAGGGAGACCGAAAAGAAAAATATAAAGTAAGGTTTACTTATGAAATCGATGGAACGACATATGATGATTTTGATACTTACTATAAAGAAATCAGGAAAGGGGATACTGTACTGATCACTGTTTACCGGAACTCTAAAGGAAAATACAAATTGGAACCGGGACCAACTCCGATTTACTTCCTTGCATTTGCTGCAATGATTCCGCTAGGTCTCATTGGTTTTGTCGCACTAAGTAAAGATCTTATCAAGTATCACCGGGAAGAAAAAGAAGGTAGAAGACTGTAA
- a CDS encoding response regulator transcription factor, whose product MKVKKILIVEDQMLARKYLCSCIEKSTECEVASALTRADAALQRCGEGHIDLVVMDICTENDSDGLDAAEAIKKYYPRIKIVMVTSMLEGRFLDRARKIGADSFWYKDSPFGDLISVIEGTLAGKNFWPDKVPAVQLGKALSCDLSDQEMETLRLLCEGKTNAEIAAKLHVAESSVRTYINRMLEKTGYTNRNRLMVAAVSKRLVVPSSQLDV is encoded by the coding sequence ATGAAAGTGAAAAAAATACTAATTGTTGAAGATCAGATGCTTGCCCGTAAGTATTTGTGCTCTTGCATAGAAAAAAGCACAGAATGTGAAGTGGCATCTGCCCTGACCCGGGCAGATGCAGCATTGCAGAGATGTGGTGAGGGGCATATTGACCTGGTGGTGATGGATATTTGTACAGAAAATGATTCGGATGGATTAGATGCGGCTGAAGCAATCAAAAAATACTATCCACGGATCAAGATCGTAATGGTGACCTCCATGTTAGAAGGACGATTTCTGGATCGTGCAAGGAAAATAGGAGCGGACAGCTTCTGGTATAAGGATTCTCCTTTCGGTGATCTTATTAGCGTGATCGAAGGGACACTTGCAGGTAAAAATTTCTGGCCGGACAAGGTGCCGGCTGTGCAGCTTGGAAAAGCACTTTCCTGTGACCTTTCCGATCAGGAAATGGAAACCTTACGTTTGTTGTGTGAAGGGAAGACGAATGCCGAGATTGCGGCTAAGCTTCATGTGGCAGAATCATCGGTTCGTACCTATATCAACCGGATGTTAGAGAAAACAGGATACACAAACCGCAATCGCCTGATGGTTGCGGCGGTAAGCAAACGCCTGGTCGTACCAAGTAGTCAGCTCGACGTATAA
- a CDS encoding SPFH domain-containing protein yields the protein MGLIKAGMGALGGTFADQWKEFFYCESMPKEVLVTKGQKRVTGRSANTKGNDNIISNGSGIAVADGQCMIIVEQGKVVEVCAEPGEFTYDTSSEPSIFAGSLGESIKETFKTVGKRFTYGGDTGKDQRIYYFNTKEILENRFGTPNPVPFRVVDSKIGLDIDVSIRCSGVYSYKIADPLLFYSNVCGNVEQEYSREELDATLKTEFISALQPAFGHLSELELRPNQIVTHNTDLENAMNTALSEKWGALRGLKVVSIALGSVTLPDEDAELIKQAQRTAIMRDPTMAAATLVGAQADAMKTAAGNQAGAMTGFMGMGMAMNQGGGMNAQNLFAMGQQQQEQQAQQMAAQQAAQQAVQQPATQADGWKCSCGNFVTGKFCPECGSKKPEPQPAPGAWKCKCGATATGKFCPECGSPKPVEEEGWTCSCGSVNKGKFCQNCGAKKPEGAPLYRCDKCGWEPEDPTHPPKFCPECGDIFDENDRQ from the coding sequence ATGGGACTTATTAAAGCAGGTATGGGTGCTCTTGGAGGTACTTTTGCAGATCAATGGAAGGAATTTTTCTACTGTGAATCGATGCCAAAGGAGGTACTCGTTACAAAAGGACAAAAACGTGTCACCGGACGTTCAGCGAACACCAAAGGAAATGACAATATTATCTCGAACGGCTCTGGAATTGCTGTAGCAGACGGACAGTGTATGATCATCGTAGAACAGGGCAAGGTCGTAGAAGTCTGTGCAGAACCGGGAGAATTTACTTATGATACTTCTTCCGAACCGTCTATTTTTGCAGGCAGCCTTGGAGAGAGTATCAAAGAAACCTTTAAAACCGTAGGAAAACGTTTTACTTACGGAGGAGATACCGGAAAGGATCAGAGAATCTATTATTTTAATACCAAGGAGATTCTGGAAAATCGCTTCGGAACGCCGAATCCGGTTCCGTTCCGTGTTGTGGATTCCAAGATCGGACTTGATATCGACGTATCGATCCGCTGTTCAGGTGTCTATTCTTACAAGATTGCCGATCCGCTTTTGTTCTACTCTAATGTTTGCGGAAATGTGGAGCAGGAATACTCCAGAGAGGAACTGGATGCTACTCTTAAGACAGAGTTTATCTCTGCTCTTCAGCCGGCATTCGGACATTTGTCTGAACTGGAGCTTCGTCCGAATCAGATCGTGACACATAATACAGATCTTGAAAATGCGATGAATACGGCACTCTCAGAAAAATGGGGTGCACTTCGAGGATTGAAGGTTGTAAGTATTGCACTTGGATCTGTGACTCTTCCGGATGAAGATGCAGAACTGATCAAACAGGCTCAGCGTACAGCAATCATGCGTGATCCTACAATGGCCGCAGCAACGCTGGTCGGAGCACAGGCTGATGCAATGAAGACTGCAGCCGGTAATCAGGCCGGTGCAATGACAGGCTTCATGGGCATGGGCATGGCAATGAATCAGGGCGGCGGTATGAACGCACAGAATTTATTTGCAATGGGTCAGCAACAGCAGGAGCAACAGGCACAGCAGATGGCGGCGCAGCAGGCTGCACAACAAGCCGTTCAGCAGCCGGCAACGCAGGCAGACGGATGGAAGTGCAGCTGCGGAAACTTTGTTACCGGCAAGTTCTGTCCGGAATGCGGAAGCAAGAAACCGGAACCACAGCCGGCACCGGGTGCATGGAAATGTAAATGCGGAGCCACAGCAACCGGTAAGTTCTGTCCGGAATGCGGATCACCAAAACCGGTAGAGGAAGAAGGATGGACCTGTTCTTGCGGTTCAGTGAATAAAGGAAAATTCTGCCAGAACTGTGGAGCAAAGAAACCGGAAGGCGCACCGCTTTACCGTTGTGATAAATGTGGATGGGAACCGGAAGACCCGACACACCCACCGAAATTCTGTCCGGAATGTGGCGACATCTTTGACGAGAACGACAGACAGTAA